One region of Streptomyces sp. CG4 genomic DNA includes:
- a CDS encoding M56 family metallopeptidase — MMVPVTLLLLGALTAVVAPRLLARADWPDREPVVALWVWQCVVAAVLLCCALSMTLSASAAWQAVRGHVFARAPRVVVDAYALGTADPWAALTAVLLAAGGLWSLAMLVREVVRARARRRTRRAELLVRAPLLPGEEPASGRLVVLEGERPDAWWLPGTAPRLVITTAALRRLKGRQLDALLAHEQGHAQARHDWLLHCSAALAGGFPQVPVFAAFRDAMHRLVELAADDMASRRFGRLTTALALVELNEERGVFGPCPTPQAHVPQRVHRLLTPPDRLPALHRLRLTAVAALVPVLPVLVAVVPGLRALG; from the coding sequence ATGATGGTCCCCGTGACCCTGCTGCTGCTCGGCGCCCTGACCGCCGTCGTCGCCCCGCGGCTGCTGGCCCGGGCCGACTGGCCGGACCGCGAACCGGTCGTCGCCCTCTGGGTGTGGCAGTGCGTCGTGGCGGCCGTCCTCCTGTGCTGCGCGCTGTCGATGACGCTCAGCGCCTCGGCGGCCTGGCAGGCGGTGCGCGGGCACGTCTTCGCCCGGGCTCCGCGCGTGGTCGTCGACGCGTACGCCCTCGGTACGGCCGACCCGTGGGCGGCCCTCACCGCCGTACTGCTCGCCGCCGGCGGCCTGTGGAGCCTCGCGATGCTGGTGCGCGAGGTCGTACGAGCCCGTGCCCGGCGGCGCACCCGGCGGGCCGAACTCCTCGTGCGCGCCCCGCTGTTGCCGGGCGAGGAGCCGGCGAGCGGCCGGCTGGTGGTCCTGGAGGGCGAGCGACCCGACGCCTGGTGGCTGCCCGGTACGGCACCCCGGCTGGTCATCACGACGGCCGCGCTGCGCCGCCTGAAGGGGCGTCAGCTGGACGCGCTGCTCGCGCATGAGCAGGGTCACGCACAGGCCCGGCACGACTGGCTGCTGCACTGTTCGGCGGCGCTCGCGGGCGGGTTCCCGCAGGTGCCGGTGTTCGCCGCGTTCCGCGACGCGATGCACCGGCTCGTGGAGCTGGCCGCCGACGACATGGCGTCCCGGCGTTTCGGCCGGCTGACGACCGCGCTGGCGCTGGTCGAACTGAACGAGGAGCGGGGCGTGTTCGGCCCTTGCCCCACCCCGCAGGCCCATGTGCCGCAGCGGGTGCACCGGCTGCTGACTCCCCCGGACCGGCTCCCCGCCCTGCACCGGCTGCGGCTGACAGCGGTGGCGGCGCTGGTGCCGGTGCTTCCGGTGCTGGTGGCCGTGGTCCCCGGGTTGCGGGCGCTCGGCTGA
- a CDS encoding DUF5134 domain-containing protein: MHGPVSAAWLLVALCAATGAYCLLRMRSGVEEQRRAAGGEALMGFGMAVMAVPAAVFTPPRWAWPVYAAVFGAAALRTLWAALAAPHHLHHLVGASAMVYMSVAMAAAPPEAHHAHAGTGVPLLTGVLLVYFAGYVLLAGARLVPAAVATTGRGSAAVTGPGAGIRAGAVGWGDRPELARACRLSMGIGMVAMLMTM; the protein is encoded by the coding sequence GTGCACGGACCGGTGTCGGCAGCGTGGCTGCTGGTCGCGCTCTGCGCGGCGACCGGCGCCTACTGCCTCCTGCGGATGCGCAGCGGCGTCGAGGAGCAGCGCCGGGCCGCGGGCGGCGAGGCACTGATGGGCTTCGGCATGGCCGTGATGGCCGTACCGGCGGCCGTGTTCACGCCGCCGCGGTGGGCGTGGCCGGTGTACGCGGCCGTGTTCGGCGCGGCGGCACTGCGCACGCTGTGGGCCGCGCTCGCCGCCCCGCACCATCTGCACCACCTGGTGGGCGCGTCCGCGATGGTCTACATGTCGGTGGCGATGGCCGCGGCCCCGCCCGAAGCACATCACGCACACGCCGGCACCGGCGTGCCGCTGCTGACCGGTGTCCTGCTGGTGTACTTCGCGGGTTACGTCCTGCTCGCCGGCGCCCGCCTGGTGCCGGCCGCCGTCGCGACGACCGGGCGCGGGTCCGCAGCCGTGACCGGGCCCGGAGCGGGGATCCGGGCCGGGGCCGTCGGCTGGGGCGACCGGCCGGAGCTGGCGCGGGCCTGCCGGCTGTCCATGGGGATCGGGATGGTGGCCATGCTGATGACCATGTGA
- a CDS encoding FUSC family protein yields the protein MSSATLHRLPLAGVLRLGRPSDIWFKPALSVVAAVAPPNLTLLAFGRLDLAMYTMAGSLCALYGHHRPYAARARVLAWVVLGMVGGLAVSLLAASLTGDAVVLVTVGAVMAAVQKTVCDATRLGPPAHVVLTFISSASLFAPQTLGQVPGHIGLALAAGAWAWLVGMAPGLLRPYGPERRATAQALNSAAAYADTRGTADGHARARAASAAAIHAAWQSLLAPGARPDRTRRALERLLVRAEVALAAPADTDPARLRAWARKLRGTARIPRVESPRESADELLGVETELAQPRRPLRHRLAPLAPIAARTAIGCALAGYASLALGVGRPYWALVTAASLYQANVTLTWSRGIQRVVGNVVGVLLFAALAPLAHLHPAVLVLCCLALNFGAEALIGRNYWLGSVCVTPMALLVTEFAHAQNPAELITERVADTLVGALVGFGAAVAVTNRRAGDRLEHALTMAERARENAARLLAEPHPAPRALESARRALAAALADLRATADAASGEWWQRALPEERVVLAEQTGHRTLAATVRRQGFVPQDYDDQVQDQDRGHDPGRTTEGIRP from the coding sequence ATGAGCAGTGCGACCCTCCACCGACTTCCCCTCGCCGGAGTGCTCCGCCTCGGGCGTCCCTCCGACATCTGGTTCAAGCCCGCGCTGAGCGTGGTCGCCGCGGTCGCCCCGCCCAATCTGACCCTGCTGGCTTTCGGCCGCCTCGACCTCGCCATGTACACGATGGCCGGGTCGCTGTGCGCGCTCTACGGCCACCACCGGCCCTACGCCGCCCGCGCCCGAGTCCTGGCCTGGGTGGTGCTCGGCATGGTCGGCGGCCTCGCCGTCTCCCTGCTCGCCGCGTCGCTCACCGGCGACGCCGTCGTCCTCGTCACCGTCGGCGCCGTCATGGCGGCCGTCCAGAAGACCGTCTGTGACGCCACCCGGCTCGGACCGCCCGCGCACGTGGTCCTGACCTTCATCAGCTCCGCCTCGCTGTTCGCGCCGCAGACCCTCGGTCAGGTGCCCGGACACATCGGGCTGGCCCTCGCGGCCGGCGCCTGGGCCTGGCTGGTCGGCATGGCGCCCGGACTGCTCCGGCCGTACGGTCCCGAGCGCCGCGCCACCGCCCAGGCCCTGAACTCCGCCGCCGCGTACGCCGACACCCGCGGCACCGCCGACGGCCACGCCCGGGCCCGCGCCGCGAGCGCTGCCGCGATCCACGCCGCCTGGCAGTCCTTGCTCGCCCCCGGGGCCCGCCCCGACCGCACCCGGCGCGCCCTCGAACGGCTCCTCGTGCGCGCCGAGGTCGCCCTGGCCGCCCCCGCCGACACCGACCCCGCCCGGCTGCGCGCCTGGGCCCGCAAGCTGCGCGGCACCGCGCGGATCCCGCGCGTCGAGTCCCCGCGCGAGTCCGCCGACGAACTCCTCGGCGTCGAGACCGAACTCGCCCAGCCGCGCAGGCCGTTGCGGCACCGGCTGGCCCCCCTCGCCCCGATCGCCGCGCGCACCGCGATCGGCTGCGCCCTCGCCGGTTACGCCTCCCTCGCCCTCGGCGTCGGCCGCCCCTACTGGGCGCTGGTCACCGCGGCCTCCCTCTACCAGGCCAACGTCACCCTCACCTGGAGCCGCGGCATCCAGCGCGTCGTCGGCAACGTGGTCGGCGTCCTCCTCTTCGCCGCCCTCGCCCCGCTCGCCCATCTCCATCCGGCCGTCCTGGTGCTGTGCTGCCTCGCCCTCAACTTCGGCGCCGAGGCGCTGATCGGCCGCAACTACTGGCTCGGCAGCGTCTGTGTGACCCCGATGGCCCTGCTCGTCACCGAGTTCGCCCACGCCCAGAACCCGGCCGAGCTGATCACCGAGCGGGTCGCGGACACCCTCGTCGGTGCCCTGGTCGGCTTCGGCGCGGCCGTCGCGGTCACCAACCGGCGCGCCGGCGACCGCCTCGAACACGCCCTGACCATGGCAGAACGCGCCCGCGAGAACGCCGCACGGCTGCTGGCCGAGCCGCACCCGGCACCCCGCGCCCTGGAGTCCGCCCGCCGTGCCCTCGCCGCCGCCCTCGCCGACCTGCGTGCCACGGCCGACGCCGCGTCAGGCGAGTGGTGGCAACGCGCCCTGCCCGAGGAGCGGGTCGTCCTCGCCGAACAGACCGGACATCGTACGCTCGCGGCGACGGTACGACGGCAGGGCTTCGTACCGCAGGACTACGACGACCAGGTCCAGGACCAGGACCGGGGTCATGACCCGGGCAGGACGACGGAGGGCATACGGCCATGA
- a CDS encoding MarR family winged helix-turn-helix transcriptional regulator, whose protein sequence is MVRQWQAVHPELDTGPMEVIGRINRCAALLQQAEDAPLRRAGLSRPEFDLLGALRRTGHELTPGELARETFSSGAAVTKRLKQLTERGLVERRGDTRDRRVAHLRLTDAGRGLVDGILPEQLAYETAVLSVLAPEGQGELASLLAELLGRLEGRTGALRA, encoded by the coding sequence GTGGTCCGGCAGTGGCAGGCCGTGCACCCCGAGTTGGACACCGGGCCCATGGAGGTCATCGGCCGGATCAACCGCTGTGCCGCGCTGCTCCAGCAGGCCGAGGACGCGCCGCTGCGCCGGGCCGGGCTGAGCCGCCCCGAGTTCGATCTGCTGGGCGCGCTGCGCCGGACCGGCCACGAGCTCACCCCGGGTGAGCTGGCCCGGGAGACCTTCTCCTCCGGGGCCGCCGTCACCAAGCGGCTCAAGCAGCTGACGGAACGCGGACTGGTCGAGCGGCGCGGCGACACCCGCGACCGCCGCGTCGCCCATCTGCGTCTCACCGACGCCGGCCGCGGGCTGGTCGACGGCATCCTCCCGGAGCAACTCGCCTACGAGACCGCCGTACTGTCCGTCCTGGCGCCCGAAGGACAGGGCGAACTCGCCTCCCTGCTCGCCGAGTTGCTCGGCCGACTGGAGGGACGGACGGGAGCGCTGCGGGCGTAG
- a CDS encoding VOC family protein has translation MKFDKPVTGGPCWTELGTSDLEGAKRFYTELFGWRPETDARKEAGGYTVAHLGDAAVAALTPLYQESQPVAWNVSFAVPDADTAVRHVEEAGGTVILGPTDVFDLGRFAVVRDPTGAVFQVWQARSYAGAGLFNAPGSLGWVELATRDTERARDFYTTVFGWSVNASEWYTQWGIDGDDFGGMADMGDRFPPEVPPHWLPYFAVTDVDATADVAQSAGGAVVLAPVSVPDGPRIAVLRDPQGAAFGVHLAGEEG, from the coding sequence ATGAAGTTCGACAAGCCGGTGACCGGCGGACCGTGCTGGACGGAGCTGGGGACCAGCGATCTGGAGGGGGCCAAGCGGTTCTACACCGAGTTGTTCGGATGGCGGCCGGAGACCGATGCACGCAAGGAGGCGGGCGGGTACACGGTGGCGCACCTGGGCGACGCGGCGGTCGCCGCGCTCACCCCGCTGTACCAGGAGTCCCAGCCGGTGGCGTGGAACGTCTCCTTCGCGGTGCCGGACGCGGACACGGCGGTACGACACGTGGAGGAGGCCGGCGGGACGGTGATCCTCGGCCCGACGGACGTGTTCGACCTGGGCCGGTTCGCGGTGGTCCGTGATCCGACGGGCGCGGTGTTCCAGGTCTGGCAGGCGCGGTCCTACGCGGGCGCCGGGCTGTTCAACGCGCCCGGGTCCCTCGGCTGGGTGGAGCTGGCCACCCGGGACACCGAGCGGGCCCGGGACTTCTACACCACGGTGTTCGGCTGGAGCGTCAACGCCTCGGAGTGGTACACGCAGTGGGGCATCGACGGCGACGACTTCGGCGGCATGGCCGACATGGGCGACCGGTTCCCGCCCGAGGTGCCGCCGCACTGGCTGCCGTACTTCGCGGTGACCGACGTGGACGCGACGGCCGACGTCGCGCAGAGCGCGGGCGGAGCGGTCGTCCTGGCCCCCGTGTCGGTGCCGGACGGGCCGCGTATCGCGGTGCTGCGGGATCCGCAGGGCGCGGCGTTCGGGGTGCACCTGGCGGGCGAGGAGGGGTGA
- a CDS encoding methyltransferase domain-containing protein has protein sequence METEDTTAPSLAGEIAEYYGRDREDARLRAGTGRLEFWRTQDVLRRLLPPAPVRILDVGGGSGVHAEWLAGDGHDVEVLDPVPLHVERAARLPGVRARQGDARALAAPDASVDVALLLGPLYHLPERPDRIRALAEARRVVRPGGLVVAATINRFAPLHDNLSTGLYFDAEHRPQIEAAVGDGRMRPTGRPKSLFTTAYFHEPADVPAEFADAGLTPQGQYGLEGAAWLMGDIASWLDDPERRPLVLAAMRRTESVPSLLGISGHVLTAGTRPAKGNGRQTAEP, from the coding sequence ATGGAGACCGAGGACACCACGGCACCCTCGCTGGCCGGGGAGATCGCCGAGTACTACGGACGCGACCGGGAGGACGCCCGGCTGCGCGCGGGCACGGGGCGGCTCGAGTTCTGGCGCACCCAGGACGTGCTGCGCAGGCTCCTGCCGCCCGCTCCGGTCCGGATCCTCGACGTGGGCGGCGGCAGCGGCGTGCACGCGGAGTGGCTCGCCGGCGACGGCCACGACGTGGAAGTCCTCGACCCGGTACCCCTGCACGTCGAGAGGGCGGCGCGGCTGCCGGGCGTGCGGGCACGCCAGGGCGACGCCCGCGCCCTGGCCGCCCCGGACGCGTCCGTGGACGTCGCGCTGCTCCTCGGGCCGCTCTACCACCTGCCCGAGCGCCCGGACCGGATCCGGGCCCTCGCCGAGGCCCGCCGGGTGGTACGGCCGGGCGGTCTGGTGGTCGCCGCCACGATCAACCGGTTCGCTCCGCTGCACGACAATCTGAGCACCGGGCTCTACTTCGATGCCGAGCACCGGCCGCAGATCGAGGCCGCCGTGGGGGACGGGCGGATGCGCCCGACCGGTCGGCCGAAGTCCCTGTTCACCACGGCCTACTTCCATGAACCCGCCGACGTTCCCGCCGAGTTCGCGGACGCCGGACTGACGCCGCAGGGGCAGTACGGTCTCGAAGGCGCGGCCTGGCTGATGGGCGACATCGCCTCCTGGCTCGACGACCCCGAGCGCCGGCCGCTGGTTCTCGCGGCGATGCGGCGCACCGAGTCCGTTCCCTCACTGCTCGGCATCAGCGGTCACGTGCTCACCGCGGGCACCAGGCCCGCGAAGGGGAACGGACGTCAGACGGCCGAACCCTAG
- a CDS encoding VOC family protein, which produces MVHVLSSRTLLCPTDPERSRTFYGERLGLPVYREFGTGPERGTVYFLGGGFLEVSGRSETPPSSAIRLWLQVDSVAAAHEELRAKDVDVVRPPMKEPWGLIEMWIADPDGIRIALVEVPADHPMRYRPGI; this is translated from the coding sequence ATGGTGCACGTACTCAGCAGCCGGACACTGCTCTGCCCCACCGACCCCGAGCGCTCCCGGACCTTCTACGGTGAGCGGCTGGGGCTGCCCGTCTACCGCGAGTTCGGTACGGGGCCCGAGCGCGGGACGGTCTACTTCCTCGGCGGCGGCTTCCTGGAGGTCTCCGGGCGGTCCGAGACCCCGCCGTCGTCCGCGATCCGGCTGTGGCTGCAGGTCGACAGCGTGGCGGCCGCGCACGAGGAACTGCGGGCGAAGGACGTCGACGTCGTCCGGCCGCCGATGAAGGAGCCGTGGGGCCTGATCGAGATGTGGATCGCCGACCCCGACGGCATCCGCATCGCGCTGGTGGAGGTCCCGGCGGACCATCCGATGCGCTACCGGCCGGGGATCTAG
- a CDS encoding GNAT family N-acetyltransferase: MENPAAGPSFRDATDADVDALVALIESAYRGDASRAGWTTEADILDGRRTDPEGVREVIKSPDSRLLTVEQDGRIIACCQLEHRGDHAYFGMFAVSPTLQGAGLGKQVMAEAERRVREIWGATEMHMTVISVRDDLIAWYERRGYRRTGQMSPFPYGDERFGIPQRDDLQFELLVKKLG, translated from the coding sequence ATGGAGAACCCCGCCGCCGGACCCAGCTTCCGGGACGCCACCGACGCCGACGTCGACGCGCTGGTCGCGCTGATCGAGTCGGCCTACCGCGGGGACGCCAGCCGGGCCGGGTGGACCACCGAGGCGGACATCCTGGACGGCCGGCGGACGGATCCCGAGGGCGTGCGCGAGGTGATCAAGTCACCGGACAGCCGACTGCTGACGGTGGAACAGGACGGCCGGATCATCGCCTGCTGCCAGCTCGAACACCGCGGTGACCACGCCTACTTCGGGATGTTCGCGGTGAGCCCCACCCTGCAGGGCGCCGGTCTCGGCAAGCAGGTCATGGCCGAGGCCGAGCGCCGGGTGCGCGAGATCTGGGGGGCCACGGAGATGCACATGACGGTGATCTCCGTCCGGGACGATCTGATCGCCTGGTACGAGCGTCGCGGCTACCGCCGTACGGGACAGATGTCGCCCTTCCCGTACGGCGATGAACGCTTCGGCATCCCGCAGCGCGACGACCTGCAGTTCGAGCTCCTGGTCAAGAAGCTCGGCTGA
- a CDS encoding glycerophosphodiester phosphodiesterase family protein: MNFLTIGHRGVMGVAPENTLRSFVAAQEAGLDVIELDLHLSKDGALVVMHDAEVDRTTDGTGPIADKTLAELRVLDAGDGARVPVFEEVLSAVRTPLQVEIKDVAAARALAAAMHERDLVGRVEVSSFQDEVITEIARLVPGVRTALIASRYGMDVAERAVALGAATVCLDIRRLTLEVVEHARASGLRIIGWVVNTHNHLRLVRALELDGATTDLPEIKRTARFTA; this comes from the coding sequence TTGAACTTTCTTACCATCGGTCACCGCGGGGTCATGGGTGTCGCACCCGAGAACACCCTTCGCTCCTTCGTCGCCGCCCAGGAAGCCGGCCTCGACGTCATCGAACTCGATCTGCACCTGAGCAAGGACGGCGCCCTGGTCGTCATGCACGACGCCGAGGTGGACCGTACGACCGACGGCACCGGGCCGATCGCCGACAAGACCCTCGCCGAGCTGCGGGTCCTGGACGCGGGCGACGGAGCGCGGGTGCCGGTGTTCGAAGAGGTGCTGAGCGCGGTGCGCACACCGCTGCAGGTCGAGATCAAGGACGTGGCGGCGGCCCGGGCGCTGGCGGCGGCGATGCACGAGCGCGACCTTGTCGGGCGCGTGGAGGTGTCCTCGTTCCAGGACGAGGTGATCACCGAGATCGCCCGGCTGGTGCCCGGCGTCCGCACGGCGCTGATCGCGAGCCGCTACGGCATGGACGTGGCCGAGCGCGCGGTCGCCCTGGGCGCGGCGACCGTCTGTCTCGACATCCGCCGGCTCACCCTGGAGGTCGTCGAGCACGCGCGCGCGTCCGGGCTGCGGATCATCGGCTGGGTCGTCAACACGCACAATCATCTCCGGTTGGTCCGCGCCCTGGAGCTGGACGGCGCGACGACCGACCTCCCGGAGATCAAGCGCACGGCACGCTTCACCGCGTAG
- a CDS encoding DUF6421 family protein, whose protein sequence is MTEILVQAATGGPAPSSIRVVEHPAWSVLKDAVEQIRPWQSKDGSIDFEAEGAPVRADVEAAVRLVVDAVEQLSPLLPHDEAYHEALVKDLHHWVEGGFQVPDFLDSLLAFQPAAQRADGLQHLVVFPMYTQNGNPDRNLEAVVLRMVWPDWLAELERTRYDNPLFCGITFEDFTSGYDTNSAVLFPETIAVREAPERFSWGGIFCDREAARFRRVTDAAVDILGLELPEDIAAMIHDQKRCEEAFVLWDMVHDRTHSHGDLPFDPFMIKQRQPFWMYGLEELRCDLTAFKEAVKLQADGVPQARDVQYAVLFDRMFRFPVTGDRVRNYDGVGGQLLFAYLHKHDVIRWTDNKLSIDWERAPQVTNELCAEIEKLYKDGIDRPKLVHWFAGYELVSTYLAPHPGSRWAKGPDALDLTQPPRKLVDDVLPDEFPLSMFYEALSKKLKNVIASTKGITADGAERIAA, encoded by the coding sequence ATGACGGAAATTCTTGTGCAGGCGGCTACGGGGGGACCGGCTCCTTCATCGATCAGGGTGGTGGAGCACCCGGCCTGGTCCGTGCTCAAGGATGCCGTGGAGCAGATCCGGCCATGGCAGTCGAAGGACGGATCGATCGACTTCGAGGCCGAGGGCGCCCCGGTCAGGGCGGACGTCGAGGCCGCCGTACGGCTTGTCGTCGACGCGGTCGAGCAGCTCTCCCCGCTGCTCCCGCACGACGAGGCCTATCACGAGGCCCTGGTGAAGGATCTGCACCACTGGGTCGAGGGCGGCTTCCAGGTGCCGGACTTCCTGGACTCCCTGCTGGCCTTCCAGCCCGCCGCGCAGCGCGCGGACGGCCTGCAGCACCTGGTCGTCTTCCCCATGTACACGCAGAACGGCAACCCGGACCGCAACCTGGAGGCGGTCGTGCTGCGGATGGTCTGGCCCGATTGGCTGGCCGAGCTGGAGCGCACCCGCTACGACAACCCGCTGTTCTGCGGCATCACGTTCGAGGACTTCACCTCGGGCTACGACACCAACTCCGCCGTCCTGTTCCCGGAGACGATCGCCGTACGCGAAGCGCCGGAACGTTTTTCCTGGGGTGGCATCTTCTGTGACCGCGAGGCCGCGCGCTTCCGCCGGGTGACCGACGCCGCCGTCGACATCCTGGGTCTGGAGCTGCCCGAGGACATCGCCGCGATGATCCACGACCAGAAGCGCTGCGAAGAGGCCTTCGTGCTGTGGGACATGGTCCACGACCGCACCCACAGCCACGGCGACCTGCCGTTCGACCCGTTCATGATCAAGCAGCGCCAGCCGTTCTGGATGTACGGCCTGGAGGAGCTGCGCTGCGACCTCACCGCCTTCAAGGAGGCCGTGAAGCTGCAGGCGGACGGCGTCCCACAGGCCCGTGACGTGCAGTACGCGGTCCTCTTCGACCGCATGTTCCGCTTCCCCGTCACCGGCGACCGCGTCCGCAACTACGACGGCGTCGGCGGCCAGCTGCTCTTCGCCTACCTGCACAAGCACGACGTCATCCGCTGGACCGACAACAAGCTCTCCATCGACTGGGAGCGCGCCCCGCAGGTCACCAACGAGCTGTGCGCCGAGATCGAGAAGCTCTACAAGGACGGCATCGACCGCCCCAAGCTCGTGCACTGGTTCGCCGGCTACGAGCTGGTCTCGACCTACCTCGCCCCGCACCCCGGTTCCCGGTGGGCCAAGGGCCCGGACGCCCTCGACCTGACCCAGCCGCCACGCAAACTCGTGGACGACGTGCTTCCGGACGAGTTTCCGCTGAGCATGTTCTATGAGGCTCTGTCCAAGAAGCTGAAGAATGTGATCGCCTCCACCAAGGGCATCACGGCGGACGGCGCCGAGCGGATCGCCGCGTGA
- a CDS encoding SDR family NAD(P)-dependent oxidoreductase yields MSDRVQNTVQEGKNVGNNGSLSGAVIAVAGAGGPAGRATLLRLAEAGATVVGADNDPQRLSEAVDAARYASGGATVTGDTVDLLDLQSTREWAAHIEKDFGRVDGLVHLVGGWRGSETFTKTSLDDWDFLELLLVKTVQHTSLAFHEALQRSERGRYVLISAAGASKPTAGNAAYSAAKAAAEAWTLAMADYFRKAGVSEGAEGPTSAATILVVKALVHDAMRAERPNAKFAGFTDVKDLAEAIEGVWAKSAAEVNGNRLWLTEKP; encoded by the coding sequence GTGAGCGACCGCGTCCAGAACACTGTTCAAGAGGGGAAGAACGTGGGGAACAACGGGTCTCTGAGTGGTGCGGTGATCGCGGTGGCCGGCGCGGGCGGACCCGCGGGGCGCGCGACGCTGCTGCGCCTGGCCGAGGCCGGGGCGACCGTCGTCGGGGCGGACAACGACCCGCAGCGTCTGTCGGAGGCCGTGGACGCGGCCCGCTACGCCTCCGGTGGCGCCACCGTCACCGGCGACACCGTGGATCTGCTCGACCTGCAGTCCACCCGGGAGTGGGCCGCCCACATCGAGAAGGACTTCGGGCGGGTCGACGGCCTCGTCCACCTGGTCGGCGGCTGGCGCGGCAGCGAGACCTTCACGAAGACCAGCCTGGACGACTGGGACTTCCTGGAGCTGCTGCTCGTCAAGACCGTGCAGCACACCTCCCTCGCCTTCCACGAGGCGCTGCAGCGCAGCGAGCGCGGCCGGTACGTCCTGATCAGTGCGGCCGGCGCGAGCAAGCCCACCGCGGGCAACGCCGCGTACTCCGCCGCCAAGGCCGCGGCCGAGGCGTGGACGCTGGCCATGGCCGACTACTTCCGCAAGGCGGGGGTCTCCGAGGGCGCCGAGGGTCCCACCTCCGCGGCTACGATCCTGGTGGTGAAGGCGCTGGTGCACGACGCGATGCGCGCCGAACGCCCCAACGCGAAGTTCGCGGGCTTCACGGACGTCAAGGACCTCGCCGAGGCCATCGAGGGCGTCTGGGCCAAGTCCGCCGCCGAAGTGAATGGAAACCGTCTGTGGCTGACCGAGAAGCCGTGA
- a CDS encoding low specificity L-threonine aldolase, giving the protein MNPPKTDARRHHDPLVRGFASDNYAGAHPEVLAALALANGGHQVAYGEDEYTENLQGIIRGHFGATAEAFPVFNGTGANVVALQAVTDRWGAVICAESAHINVDEGGAPERMGGLKLLTVPTPDGKLTPELIDRQAWGWEDEHRAMPQVVSITQSTELGTLYTPEEIRAICEHAHAHGMKVHLDGSRIANAAASLNVPMRTFTNAVGVDILSLGGTKNGAVFGEAVVVINQDAVRKMKHLRKMSMQLASKMRFVSVQLEALLAKDLWLRNARHANEMAQRLAEGVRAVHGVEILYPVQANGVFAKLPHDVSERLQQRFRFYFWDEAAGVVRWMCSFDTTEEDVDTFVAALKEEMAR; this is encoded by the coding sequence GTGAACCCTCCCAAGACCGACGCGCGTCGCCATCACGACCCGCTGGTCCGCGGTTTCGCAAGTGACAACTACGCCGGAGCCCACCCCGAGGTGCTGGCCGCCCTGGCCCTGGCCAACGGCGGCCACCAGGTGGCCTACGGCGAGGACGAGTACACCGAGAACCTCCAGGGGATCATCCGCGGCCACTTCGGGGCCACCGCGGAGGCCTTCCCGGTCTTCAACGGCACCGGCGCCAACGTCGTCGCGCTCCAGGCGGTCACCGACCGCTGGGGCGCGGTGATCTGCGCCGAGAGCGCGCACATCAACGTCGACGAGGGCGGCGCGCCCGAGCGCATGGGCGGCCTGAAGCTGCTCACCGTGCCCACGCCCGACGGCAAGCTCACCCCCGAGCTGATCGACCGGCAGGCCTGGGGCTGGGAGGACGAGCACCGCGCGATGCCGCAGGTCGTCTCGATCACCCAGTCCACGGAGCTGGGCACGCTCTACACGCCCGAGGAGATCCGGGCGATCTGCGAGCACGCCCACGCCCACGGCATGAAGGTGCACCTGGACGGCTCCCGGATAGCCAACGCGGCCGCCTCCCTGAACGTGCCCATGCGGACGTTCACCAACGCGGTCGGCGTCGACATCCTCTCGCTGGGCGGGACGAAGAACGGCGCCGTCTTCGGCGAGGCGGTCGTGGTCATCAACCAGGACGCGGTGCGGAAGATGAAGCACCTGCGCAAGATGTCGATGCAGCTGGCCTCCAAGATGCGCTTCGTGTCGGTGCAGTTGGAGGCGCTGCTGGCGAAGGACCTGTGGCTGCGCAACGCCCGGCACGCCAACGAGATGGCCCAGCGGCTCGCCGAGGGCGTGCGCGCGGTGCACGGTGTGGAGATCCTCTACCCGGTGCAGGCCAACGGCGTCTTCGCGAAGCTCCCGCACGACGTGAGCGAGCGCCTGCAGCAGCGCTTCCGCTTCTACTTCTGGGACGAGGCGGCCGGAGTGGTGCGCTGGATGTGCTCCTTCGACACCACGGAGGAGGACGTCGACACCTTCGTGGCCGCACTCAAGGAGGAGATGGCGCGCTAG